In the genome of Cydia strobilella chromosome Z, ilCydStro3.1, whole genome shotgun sequence, one region contains:
- the LOC134754058 gene encoding uncharacterized protein LOC134754058 isoform X11, with the protein MLAWQMLCERYNNPKRLVTNHMRALFDVEPVPSTPSGLRGLESANFLAALRRFIARRGKPKELDFWRRWSRDYIGTLQERTKWRSARGPSLAVDTVVLVRDERLPPCRWRLGKIVATQPGRDGVTRVAVIRTARGDIQRAFNNICPLPTSGEVI; encoded by the exons ATGCTCGCGTGGCAGATGCTTTGTGAACGTTATAATAATCCTAAACGTTTAGTCACCAACCACATGCGAGCCTTGTTCGACGTGGAACCGGTACCGTCAACTCCTTCGGGTCTAAGAG GGCTCGAGTCAGCCAATTTCCTGGCGGCGCTGCGACGATTCATCGCCAGGAGAGGTAAACCGAAGGAGTTG GACTTCTGGCGGCGCTGGTCACGTGACTACATCGGAACGCTGCAGGAACGCACGAAGTGGAGGAGCGCGCGCGGCCCAAGCCTCGCAGTCGACACCGTCGTCCTGGTACGAGACGAGCGTCTGCCGCCCTGCCGGTGGAGGCTGGGCAAGATCGTCGCGACGCAGCCGGGCCGGGATGGCGTCACCAGGGTGGCCGTCATCCGAACCGCCAGAGGGGACATCCAACGCGCGTTCAATAACATTTGTCCATTACCTACTTCGGGTGAAGtcatataa
- the LOC134754058 gene encoding uncharacterized protein LOC134754058 isoform X12: MEVQFRSHHKTGLESANFLAALRRFIARRGKPKELDFWRRWSRDYIGTLQERTKWRSARGPSLAVDTVVLVRDERLPPCRWRLGKIVATQPGRDGVTRVAVIRTARGDIQRAFNNICPLPTSGEVI; encoded by the exons ATGGAAGTCCAATTCCGAAGTCATCATAAAACGG GGCTCGAGTCAGCCAATTTCCTGGCGGCGCTGCGACGATTCATCGCCAGGAGAGGTAAACCGAAGGAGTTG GACTTCTGGCGGCGCTGGTCACGTGACTACATCGGAACGCTGCAGGAACGCACGAAGTGGAGGAGCGCGCGCGGCCCAAGCCTCGCAGTCGACACCGTCGTCCTGGTACGAGACGAGCGTCTGCCGCCCTGCCGGTGGAGGCTGGGCAAGATCGTCGCGACGCAGCCGGGCCGGGATGGCGTCACCAGGGTGGCCGTCATCCGAACCGCCAGAGGGGACATCCAACGCGCGTTCAATAACATTTGTCCATTACCTACTTCGGGTGAAGtcatataa
- the LOC134754058 gene encoding uncharacterized protein LOC134754058 isoform X10, with translation MTIVRKPRRSNPSDFKTFLKNRADRLEATSPAVPSDAPSTSKKAMVTTSEPIKGSSQPISWRRCDDSSPGEVNRRSWTSGGAGHVTTSERCRNARSGGARAAQASQSTPSSWYETSVCRPAGGGWARSSRRSRAGMASPGWPSSEPPEGTSNARSITFVHYLLRVKSYK, from the exons ATGACCATAGTCCGCAAGCCCCGCCGCAGCAACCCCTCG GATTTCAAAACCTTCCTAAAGAACCGAGCTGACCGGCTGGAAGCGACCAGCCCAGCAGTACCATCGGACGCACCCAGCACTTCCAAGAAGGCCATGGTAACCACGTCCGAACCTATCAAG GGCTCGAGTCAGCCAATTTCCTGGCGGCGCTGCGACGATTCATCGCCAGGAGAGGTAAACCGAAGGAGTTG GACTTCTGGCGGCGCTGGTCACGTGACTACATCGGAACGCTGCAGGAACGCACGAAGTGGAGGAGCGCGCGCGGCCCAAGCCTCGCAGTCGACACCGTCGTCCTGGTACGAGACGAGCGTCTGCCGCCCTGCCGGTGGAGGCTGGGCAAGATCGTCGCGACGCAGCCGGGCCGGGATGGCGTCACCAGGGTGGCCGTCATCCGAACCGCCAGAGGGGACATCCAACGCGCGTTCAATAACATTTGTCCATTACCTACTTCGGGTGAAGtcatataagtag
- the LOC134754058 gene encoding uncharacterized protein LOC134754058 isoform X7: MEVQFRSHHKTGLESANFLAALRRFIARRGKPKELVSDNSTTFHGASNELKDLQKYLQDSSSELVSHCADEGIKWSFIPVYTPHMGSLWESSIKLTKYHLKRVLGLSLLTYEQFVSILYQVESMVNSRPLCPLPSSNPDYPVLTPAHFLIGKAPNSLPDEDYNHVPKNRLTHYQLLQQITQDFWRRWSRDYIGTLQERTKWRSARGPSLAVDTVVLVRDERLPPCRWRLGKIVATQPGRDGVTRVAVIRTARGDIQRAFNNICPLPTSGEVI, translated from the exons ATGGAAGTCCAATTCCGAAGTCATCATAAAACGG GGCTCGAGTCAGCCAATTTCCTGGCGGCGCTGCGACGATTCATCGCCAGGAGAGGTAAACCGAAGGAGTTGGTGAGTGACAATTCAACAACCTTTCATGGGGCTAGTAACGAGctaaaagatttacaaaaatacctacaggacAGCTCGAGCGAGCTAGTATCTCATTGCGCAGACGAGGGCATAAAATGGAGTTTTATTCCTGTCTATACACCTCATATGGGGTCCCTATgggaatctagtataaaacttaccaaatatcatttaaaaagagtGTTAGGGTTATCTTTGTTAACTTACGAACAATTTGTATCAATCCTATATCAGGTAGAATCTATGGTAAATTCTAGGCCACTATGTCCCTTACCTAGTTCAAATCCTGACTATCCTGTCCTTACGCCAGCTCACTTTTTAATTGGAAAAGCACCAAATTCACTTCCGGACGAAGATTATAACCATGTACCAAAGAACCGATTAACTCACTATCAACTTTTGCAACAAATCACGCAGGACTTCTGGCGGCGCTGGTCACGTGACTACATCGGAACGCTGCAGGAACGCACGAAGTGGAGGAGCGCGCGCGGCCCAAGCCTCGCAGTCGACACCGTCGTCCTGGTACGAGACGAGCGTCTGCCGCCCTGCCGGTGGAGGCTGGGCAAGATCGTCGCGACGCAGCCGGGCCGGGATGGCGTCACCAGGGTGGCCGTCATCCGAACCGCCAGAGGGGACATCCAACGCGCGTTCAATAACATTTGTCCATTACCTACTTCGGGTGAAGtcatataa
- the LOC134754058 gene encoding uncharacterized protein LOC134754058 isoform X6, translating to MLAWQMLCERYNNPKRLVTNHMRALFDVEPVPSTPSGLRGLESANFLAALRRFIARRGKPKELVSDNSTTFHGASNELKDLQKYLQDSSSELVSHCADEGIKWSFIPVYTPHMGSLWESSIKLTKYHLKRVLGLSLLTYEQFVSILYQVESMVNSRPLCPLPSSNPDYPVLTPAHFLIGKAPNSLPDEDYNHVPKNRLTHYQLLQQITQDFWRRWSRDYIGTLQERTKWRSARGPSLAVDTVVLVRDERLPPCRWRLGKIVATQPGRDGVTRVAVIRTARGDIQRAFNNICPLPTSGEVI from the exons ATGCTCGCGTGGCAGATGCTTTGTGAACGTTATAATAATCCTAAACGTTTAGTCACCAACCACATGCGAGCCTTGTTCGACGTGGAACCGGTACCGTCAACTCCTTCGGGTCTAAGAG GGCTCGAGTCAGCCAATTTCCTGGCGGCGCTGCGACGATTCATCGCCAGGAGAGGTAAACCGAAGGAGTTGGTGAGTGACAATTCAACAACCTTTCATGGGGCTAGTAACGAGctaaaagatttacaaaaatacctacaggacAGCTCGAGCGAGCTAGTATCTCATTGCGCAGACGAGGGCATAAAATGGAGTTTTATTCCTGTCTATACACCTCATATGGGGTCCCTATgggaatctagtataaaacttaccaaatatcatttaaaaagagtGTTAGGGTTATCTTTGTTAACTTACGAACAATTTGTATCAATCCTATATCAGGTAGAATCTATGGTAAATTCTAGGCCACTATGTCCCTTACCTAGTTCAAATCCTGACTATCCTGTCCTTACGCCAGCTCACTTTTTAATTGGAAAAGCACCAAATTCACTTCCGGACGAAGATTATAACCATGTACCAAAGAACCGATTAACTCACTATCAACTTTTGCAACAAATCACGCAGGACTTCTGGCGGCGCTGGTCACGTGACTACATCGGAACGCTGCAGGAACGCACGAAGTGGAGGAGCGCGCGCGGCCCAAGCCTCGCAGTCGACACCGTCGTCCTGGTACGAGACGAGCGTCTGCCGCCCTGCCGGTGGAGGCTGGGCAAGATCGTCGCGACGCAGCCGGGCCGGGATGGCGTCACCAGGGTGGCCGTCATCCGAACCGCCAGAGGGGACATCCAACGCGCGTTCAATAACATTTGTCCATTACCTACTTCGGGTGAAGtcatataa
- the LOC134754058 gene encoding uncharacterized protein LOC134754058 isoform X5 produces the protein MLAWQMLCERYNNPKRLVTNHMRALFDVEPVPSTPSGLRGLCDNISKHLRSLRSLNVPTENWDLAIIHMLVKKLDSRLQSKWENSVDLRKLPSLQDFKTFLKNRADRLEATSPAVPSDAPSTSKKAMVTTSEPIKVTSKQFKCNQCPYCSSTHYINQCPKFSALNVIARIRAVNKLRLCFNCLSGTHVLTNCRASTCRVCKGKHHTLLHKPNTNTHVGSNPVPTRLPISTLIDEQPSSSQIETTLSNNTLIEKQINNARNRSVFLTTAQVLVRDKHNNVHKMKAFLDNGSQENFITENAAKKLQLNKEQLALNVIGFNEKVSSLLESCDVTLHSLDGTFTTNLSCFITPIICTTNILIPNVQRWHIPSRYKLADDEFNLAQDVDLLIGGEIFFDLLLTGKYKLGPGLPVLRRSRLGWIVTGSVQKKTESAIQCKVTVETQLKKFWEIEEGSAPNLPYDEKQCEDIFLKTHTHNSEGNFEIELPLKQPPTKLGQSRHIAYRRFKTLESKFERNPEFKDKYVNFMREFEQAGHMIQLQDNYDGPCNLLPHQAVFRDSPSTPIRIVFDCSCRTDNGISLNDIQYKGSIIQDELINILLRFRKYQYVINADIQKMYRCIYVKPNQQYLQCIFWRENTHQRLQIYMLTTLSFGLKSAPHIATRCLLQLSNENQHTFPAAAEAIANQFYMDDFIAGGDDENQVAETASQVNEILRGANFTLRKWKSNSEVIIKRGSSQPISWRRCDDSSPGEVNRRSWTSGGAGHVTTSERCRNARSGGARAAQASQSTPSSWYETSVCRPAGGGWARSSRRSRAGMASPGWPSSEPPEGTSNARSITFVHYLLRVKSYK, from the exons ATGCTCGCGTGGCAGATGCTTTGTGAACGTTATAATAATCCTAAACGTTTAGTCACCAACCACATGCGAGCCTTGTTCGACGTGGAACCGGTACCGTCAACTCCTTCGGGTCTAAGAGGTCTGTGCGATAATATTTCCAAACATTTGAGATCTTTGCGctcattaaatgtacctaccgaAAATTGGGATCTCGCAATTATTCACATGTTAGTTAAAAAGTTAGACAGTCGATTGCAATCAAAGTGGGAAAACAGTGTTGATTTGAGAAAATTGCCTTCGTTGCAGGATTTCAAAACCTTCCTAAAGAACCGAGCTGACCGGCTGGAAGCGACCAGCCCAGCAGTACCATCGGACGCACCCAGCACTTCCAAGAAGGCCATGGTAACCACGTCCGAACCTATCAAGGTAACCTCCAAACAGTTTAAATGTAACCAGTGTCCGTATTGTTCGAGTACGCATTATATTAATCAGTGTCCAAAGTTTAGTGCATTAAACGTTATCGCGCGCATCCGAGCCGTGAATAAATTACGATTATGCTTTAATTGTTTGTCCGGAACGCATGTCTTAACAAACTGCAGGGCCAGTACATGTCGAGTATGTAAGGGCAAGCATCATACGTTACTACACAAACCAAATACCAACACTCATGTAGGTAGTAACCCCGTACCAACGCGATTACCAATATCAACGTTAATCGACGAACAACCGAGTTCTAGTCAAATCGAGACTACCTTGTCGAATAACACTTTaatcgaaaaacaaataaacaatgcgCGAAATAGGTCAGTTTTCCTTACAACAGCCCAAGTGCTCGTTAGGGATAAGCATAACAATGTGCATAAAATGAAGGCATTTTTAGACAATGGCTCgcaagaaaatttcattaccgaaaacgcggccaaaaagttacaattaaaCAAGGAACAACTTGCCTTAAATGTCATAGGTTTCAATGAAAAAGTGTCTAGCCTTTTAGAATCGTGTGACGTAACATTGCATTCCTTAGACGGAACCTTTACAACGAATTTGTCCTGTTTTATTACGCCTATAATTTGtactaccaacattttaataccaAACGTGCAACGTTGGCACATTCCGTCGCGTTATAAATTAGCTGATGACGAGTTTAACTTAGCTCAAGATGTAGATTTGCTTATCGGTGGGGAGATATTCTTTGATTTACTTCTTACCGGTAAATACAAGCTCGGGCCCGGATTACCGGTTCTGAGACGCTCGCGATTAGGATGGATAGtcacgggttccgtacaaaaaaaaaccgagtctgccattcaatgtaaagttacagtagaaactcaattaaaaaagttttgggaAATAGAGGAGGGTTCCGCACCAAATTTACCCTATGATGAAAAACAATGTGAGGATATATTTCTGAAAACTCACACTCACAACTCTGAGGGTAATTTCGAAATAGAACTTCCATTAAAGCAGCCACCTACCAAGTTAGGTCAATCTAGGCACATAGCATATCGGAGGTTCAAAACATTAGAATCCAAGTTCGAGCGGAACCCcgaatttaaagataaatatgtgAATTTCATGCGCGAGTTCGAACAAGCTGGCCATATGATTCAATTACAAGATAATTATGATGGCCCATGTAATCTTCTACCCCACCAAGCTGTTTTTCGCGACTCCCCCTCAACCCCTATTCGAATTGTTTTCGACTGCTCATGCAGAACTGATAACGGCATTTCTTTGAATGATATCCAATACAAAGGCTCAATAATACAGGACGAACTCATAAATATACTTCTACGATTCCGAAAATACCAATATGTTATTAACGCtgacatacaaaaaatgtacagatgtatttatgttaaaccAAATCAACAATACCTACAATGCATATTTTGGCGGGAAAATACTCACCAACGACTCCAAATTTATATGCTGACCACATTAAGTTTCGGCTTAAAGTCAGCACCACATATTGCAACCAGatgtttgttacaattgtcaaACGAAAACCAACACACATTTCCAGCAGCTGCAGAGGCCATAGCGAACCAGTTCTACATGGACGATTTTATCGCCGGCGGCGACGACGAGAATCAGGTAGCTGAAACTGCATCACAGGTGAACGAGATCCTGCGGGGAGCCAACTTCACGCTGCGGAAATGGAAGTCCAATTCCGAAGTCATCATAAAACGG GGCTCGAGTCAGCCAATTTCCTGGCGGCGCTGCGACGATTCATCGCCAGGAGAGGTAAACCGAAGGAGTTG GACTTCTGGCGGCGCTGGTCACGTGACTACATCGGAACGCTGCAGGAACGCACGAAGTGGAGGAGCGCGCGCGGCCCAAGCCTCGCAGTCGACACCGTCGTCCTGGTACGAGACGAGCGTCTGCCGCCCTGCCGGTGGAGGCTGGGCAAGATCGTCGCGACGCAGCCGGGCCGGGATGGCGTCACCAGGGTGGCCGTCATCCGAACCGCCAGAGGGGACATCCAACGCGCGTTCAATAACATTTGTCCATTACCTACTTCGGGTGAAGtcatataagtag
- the LOC134754058 gene encoding uncharacterized protein LOC134754058 isoform X8, giving the protein MLAWQMLCERYNNPKRLVTNHMRALFDVEPVPSTPSGLRGLCDNISKHLRSLRSLNVPTENWDLAIIHMLVKKLDSRLQSKWENSVDLRKLPSLQDFKTFLKNRADRLEATSPAVPSDAPSTSKKAMVTTSEPIKGSSQPISWRRCDDSSPGEVNRRSWTSGGAGHVTTSERCRNARSGGARAAQASQSTPSSWYETSVCRPAGGGWARSSRRSRAGMASPGWPSSEPPEGTSNARSITFVHYLLRVKSYK; this is encoded by the exons ATGCTCGCGTGGCAGATGCTTTGTGAACGTTATAATAATCCTAAACGTTTAGTCACCAACCACATGCGAGCCTTGTTCGACGTGGAACCGGTACCGTCAACTCCTTCGGGTCTAAGAGGTCTGTGCGATAATATTTCCAAACATTTGAGATCTTTGCGctcattaaatgtacctaccgaAAATTGGGATCTCGCAATTATTCACATGTTAGTTAAAAAGTTAGACAGTCGATTGCAATCAAAGTGGGAAAACAGTGTTGATTTGAGAAAATTGCCTTCGTTGCAGGATTTCAAAACCTTCCTAAAGAACCGAGCTGACCGGCTGGAAGCGACCAGCCCAGCAGTACCATCGGACGCACCCAGCACTTCCAAGAAGGCCATGGTAACCACGTCCGAACCTATCAAG GGCTCGAGTCAGCCAATTTCCTGGCGGCGCTGCGACGATTCATCGCCAGGAGAGGTAAACCGAAGGAGTTG GACTTCTGGCGGCGCTGGTCACGTGACTACATCGGAACGCTGCAGGAACGCACGAAGTGGAGGAGCGCGCGCGGCCCAAGCCTCGCAGTCGACACCGTCGTCCTGGTACGAGACGAGCGTCTGCCGCCCTGCCGGTGGAGGCTGGGCAAGATCGTCGCGACGCAGCCGGGCCGGGATGGCGTCACCAGGGTGGCCGTCATCCGAACCGCCAGAGGGGACATCCAACGCGCGTTCAATAACATTTGTCCATTACCTACTTCGGGTGAAGtcatataagtag
- the LOC134754058 gene encoding uncharacterized protein LOC134754058 isoform X4 → MDDFIAGGDDENQVAETASQVNEILRGANFTLRKWKSNSEVIIKRVSETHTHQNTHTTEFGDKTHKVLGLAWSSDSDELMYTIKENQISHPITKRKVLGVISSIFDPLGLTGPVIVVAKIFIQKLFKAQLDWDTELTQDLIQEWNTFYRDLFLLNQLKISRCTVIPNYVTIQIHGFCDSSIKAYGAAIYIRSSDRVGNVQVHLLYSKSKISPIQPQTIPNLELCSSLLLATHVDKIKRALKCDVSGINLWSDSKITLCWIKNSNPKLTCFVSNRVTKVLSLTNKHEWSWVRSEDNPADLLSRGVAPGKLETNQLWWSGPAWLTQSPDTWPTHDSESLNHAPEAESDVNITLTLAISTESNDTIQYLFHRWSSDKTLIHVLAYILRFIYNTKNKTRTINPNNKLSGPLSVEELKKSDHALIRHAQMESFPHEYKLLQNNKPVLNKSKILSLHPFMKDGLVRVGGRIGLSHYAYEKKHPLILSHEHALTKLLMANAHIRTLHAGPQLLLSTIRERIWPTKGRMLASKIVNKCVPCFRANPKTTNPIMGNLPPSRVNPSPPFAITGIDYGGPYNIRDRTGRGYKVSKCYIAVFICFATKAIHLELITGLESANFLAALRRFIARRGKPKELVSDNSTTFHGASNELKDLQKYLQDSSSELVSHCADEGIKWSFIPVYTPHMGSLWESSIKLTKYHLKRVLGLSLLTYEQFVSILYQVESMVNSRPLCPLPSSNPDYPVLTPAHFLIGKAPNSLPDEDYNHVPKNRLTHYQLLQQITQDFWRRWSRDYIGTLQERTKWRSARGPSLAVDTVVLVRDERLPPCRWRLGKIVATQPGRDGVTRVAVIRTARGDIQRAFNNICPLPTSGEVI, encoded by the coding sequence ATGGACGATTTTATCGCCGGCGGCGACGACGAGAATCAGGTAGCTGAAACTGCATCACAGGTGAACGAGATCCTGCGGGGAGCCAACTTCACGCTGCGGAAATGGAAGTCCAATTCCGAAGTCATCATAAAACGGGTGagcgaaacacacacacaccaaaacacacacacaaccgaATTTGGAGATAAAACACATAAGGTCCTGGGTTTAGCGTGGTCTAGTGACTCAGATGAGCTTATGTATACCATTAAAgaaaaccaaatttcacacccaaTCACCAAAAGAAAGGTACTAGGGGTAATTTCGTCCATTTTCGACCCCCTAGGCTTGACGGGACCAGTAATTGTagtagccaaaatatttattcaaaaattatttaaggctCAATTAGATTGGGATACCGAATTAACACAAGACTTGATCCAAGAATGGAACACATTCTATCgagacttgtttttattaaaccaaTTGAAAATTTCGAGATGTACAGTCATACCCAATTATGTAACGATACAAATTCATGGGTTCTGTGACAGTAGTATTAAAGCCTATGGCGCTGCCATCTATATACGATCAAGCGATAGAGTAGGAAACGTACAAGTTCACCTACTttactcaaaatcaaaaataagtccaatacaaccccaaactattccaaatttggaactttgttccagtttactgctcgcgacacatgtcgacaaaataaaacgagcattaaaatgtgacgtttccggAATCAACCTGTGGTCagattcaaaaataacattatgttggataaaaaatagtaaccctaaattaacttgttttgttaGTAACAGAGTCACAAAAGTATTATCACTTACAAACAAGCACGAGTGGTCATGGGTCCGCTCGGAGGATAACCCCGCCGACCTTTTGTCCCGAGGGGTAGCACCAGGCAAGCTGGAAACCAACCAGTTATGGTGGTCTGGGCCGGCGTGGTTGACCCAAAGTCCGGACACATGGCCGACCCACGATTCTGAGTCACTAAATCATGCACCCGAGGCCGAGAGCGACGTAAACATAACTCTCACCTTGGCTATTAGCACAGAATCTAACGACACGATACAATATCTTTTCCACAGGTGGTCAAGCGATAAAACACTTATtcatgtattagcatacatacttcgatttatatataatacaaaaaataaaactcgaacaattaatccaaataataaattatcaggaCCATTGTCCgtagaagaattaaaaaaatcggatcacgcattaattagacatgcacaaatggaatcattcccacacgaatataaattattgcaaaacaataaaccggttcttaacaaatcaaaaatattatctttacacCCATTCATGAAGGACGGACTCGTTCGCGTAGGCGGACGAATCGGTCTTTCGCATTatgcatatgaaaaaaaacatcctTTAATATTAAGTCACGAGCACGCGCTTACCAAACTACTGATGGCAAACGCACATATACGTACTCTGCACGCTGGCCCTCAGTTATTACTTTCAACTATTCGCGAGCGCATCTGGCCAACAAAAGGTAGGATGTTAGCctcgaaaattgtaaataaatgcgtTCCGTGTTTTAGAGCAAATCCAAAGACTACTAACCCTATAATGGGAAACTTACCCCCCTCAAGGGTAAATCCTTCCCCCCCCTTTGCTATCACGGGTATCGATTATGGAGGAccttataacattagagataggACAGGGCGTGGTTACAAGGTCTCTAAGTGCTATATAgcagtgtttatttgttttgcaacAAAGGCAATTCATCTCGAATTAATTACAGGGCTCGAGTCAGCCAATTTCCTGGCGGCGCTGCGACGATTCATCGCCAGGAGAGGTAAACCGAAGGAGTTGGTGAGTGACAATTCAACAACCTTTCATGGGGCTAGTAACGAGctaaaagatttacaaaaatacctacaggacAGCTCGAGCGAGCTAGTATCTCATTGCGCAGACGAGGGCATAAAATGGAGTTTTATTCCTGTCTATACACCTCATATGGGGTCCCTATgggaatctagtataaaacttaccaaatatcatttaaaaagagtGTTAGGGTTATCTTTGTTAACTTACGAACAATTTGTATCAATCCTATATCAGGTAGAATCTATGGTAAATTCTAGGCCACTATGTCCCTTACCTAGTTCAAATCCTGACTATCCTGTCCTTACGCCAGCTCACTTTTTAATTGGAAAAGCACCAAATTCACTTCCGGACGAAGATTATAACCATGTACCAAAGAACCGATTAACTCACTATCAACTTTTGCAACAAATCACGCAGGACTTCTGGCGGCGCTGGTCACGTGACTACATCGGAACGCTGCAGGAACGCACGAAGTGGAGGAGCGCGCGCGGCCCAAGCCTCGCAGTCGACACCGTCGTCCTGGTACGAGACGAGCGTCTGCCGCCCTGCCGGTGGAGGCTGGGCAAGATCGTCGCGACGCAGCCGGGCCGGGATGGCGTCACCAGGGTGGCCGTCATCCGAACCGCCAGAGGGGACATCCAACGCGCGTTCAATAACATTTGTCCATTACCTACTTCGGGTGAAGtcatataa
- the LOC134754058 gene encoding uncharacterized protein LOC134754058 isoform X9 — protein sequence MLAWQMLCERYNNPKRLVTNHMRALFDVEPVPSTPSGLRGLCDNISKHLRSLRSLNVPTENWDLAIIHMLVKKLDSRLQSKWENSVDLRKLPSLQDFKTFLKNRADRLEATSPAVPSDAPSTSKKAMGSSQPISWRRCDDSSPGEVNRRSWTSGGAGHVTTSERCRNARSGGARAAQASQSTPSSWYETSVCRPAGGGWARSSRRSRAGMASPGWPSSEPPEGTSNARSITFVHYLLRVKSYK from the exons ATGCTCGCGTGGCAGATGCTTTGTGAACGTTATAATAATCCTAAACGTTTAGTCACCAACCACATGCGAGCCTTGTTCGACGTGGAACCGGTACCGTCAACTCCTTCGGGTCTAAGAGGTCTGTGCGATAATATTTCCAAACATTTGAGATCTTTGCGctcattaaatgtacctaccgaAAATTGGGATCTCGCAATTATTCACATGTTAGTTAAAAAGTTAGACAGTCGATTGCAATCAAAGTGGGAAAACAGTGTTGATTTGAGAAAATTGCCTTCGTTGCAGGATTTCAAAACCTTCCTAAAGAACCGAGCTGACCGGCTGGAAGCGACCAGCCCAGCAGTACCATCGGACGCACCCAGCACTTCCAAGAAGGCCATG GGCTCGAGTCAGCCAATTTCCTGGCGGCGCTGCGACGATTCATCGCCAGGAGAGGTAAACCGAAGGAGTTG GACTTCTGGCGGCGCTGGTCACGTGACTACATCGGAACGCTGCAGGAACGCACGAAGTGGAGGAGCGCGCGCGGCCCAAGCCTCGCAGTCGACACCGTCGTCCTGGTACGAGACGAGCGTCTGCCGCCCTGCCGGTGGAGGCTGGGCAAGATCGTCGCGACGCAGCCGGGCCGGGATGGCGTCACCAGGGTGGCCGTCATCCGAACCGCCAGAGGGGACATCCAACGCGCGTTCAATAACATTTGTCCATTACCTACTTCGGGTGAAGtcatataagtag